The following proteins come from a genomic window of Cryomorphaceae bacterium 1068:
- a CDS encoding chorismate-binding protein, with the protein MRRIIALSSQYSHLSLYLTDSSDFTFYAGDKRTISLRQTEGAFEGLKTFQSEATCEVCGYLGYDLKNDLEKLTSENSDYLSSPEAAFFEAELRVSFKNGSLFCDAINAETGEMFLANFEAAEPIDQKQIEVFPKPRTTEAEYLSAANSLKAHLQRGDIYEANYCIQFAADSPNFNPYAGFYALWQKTKAPFSVFARLGDFFVLSGSPERYLKREGKKLFSQPIKGTAKRSIDPVLDEKSKADLPMDPKEQSENVMIVDLVRNDLSRVAKRGSVHVSELFGVYSFKTVHHLISTIQAELKDGLDSWEALKATFPMGSMTGAPKISAMKLIERYENFKRGAYSGAFGIMQPNGDFDFNVLIRTLLFENNSKKLAFGVGSAITIQADPIKEYKECLLKAEALMQSLRKTENELRGEIQS; encoded by the coding sequence TTGAGAAGGATTATTGCGCTCTCATCTCAATACAGCCATCTTTCACTTTATCTCACTGATTCCTCAGATTTTACTTTTTATGCAGGTGATAAGAGAACCATTTCTCTTCGGCAAACGGAAGGCGCTTTTGAGGGGCTTAAAACGTTTCAATCAGAGGCGACCTGTGAGGTTTGTGGCTACTTAGGCTATGACCTGAAGAACGATTTAGAAAAACTCACCTCAGAAAACTCGGATTATTTAAGTTCACCTGAAGCTGCTTTTTTTGAAGCAGAACTCAGAGTGAGTTTTAAAAACGGATCTCTTTTTTGCGATGCAATCAATGCTGAGACAGGCGAAATGTTTTTGGCAAATTTTGAAGCTGCTGAACCAATTGATCAAAAGCAGATCGAAGTTTTTCCCAAGCCAAGGACTACAGAAGCAGAATATCTCTCCGCTGCCAATTCATTGAAAGCTCACCTTCAGCGAGGCGATATTTACGAGGCAAACTACTGCATTCAATTTGCGGCTGATAGCCCCAATTTCAATCCATACGCTGGATTTTATGCCCTTTGGCAAAAGACCAAAGCTCCATTTTCGGTTTTTGCACGATTGGGTGATTTCTTTGTTTTATCAGGCTCACCCGAGCGCTACCTGAAACGAGAAGGTAAGAAACTCTTCTCCCAACCGATTAAGGGTACGGCAAAGCGTTCGATAGATCCCGTTTTAGATGAAAAGTCCAAGGCTGACTTGCCGATGGATCCGAAGGAACAGAGCGAGAATGTAATGATCGTTGACTTGGTCAGAAACGACCTTTCACGTGTGGCAAAGCGAGGTTCCGTTCACGTTTCAGAGCTATTTGGTGTATATTCGTTCAAAACGGTTCATCACCTTATTAGCACCATACAGGCCGAGCTTAAAGATGGTCTGGACTCGTGGGAGGCCCTCAAGGCTACTTTTCCCATGGGTTCGATGACGGGCGCTCCGAAAATCAGCGCGATGAAGCTTATTGAACGGTACGAGAATTTTAAACGAGGAGCGTATTCAGGTGCATTCGGCATCATGCAGCCCAATGGCGATTTTGATTTTAACGTTTTGATACGCACCTTGCTTTTCGAAAACAATTCCAAGAAATTGGCCTTTGGGGTAGGTAGCGCTATCACCATCCAGGCAGATCCCATCAAGGAATACAAAGAATGCCTGCTAAAAGCCG